TGTGCCTCCTGCTCCAACAGTGTTGGATTTCAATTTGCTCTTGTATTACAAAAGGCGAATATGGGTCGGAGGATCTTATATTTCCAATAATAGTTGGATCGCTATGATAGGAGCCAGATTTGTCGATAAGTATAAAGTATCATATAGTTATAGCATGATAGAGAATGATTTGAGCAGATACAGCAATGGGTCTCATGAAGTAATTATAGGTTTTCAAATTCGTTAAATAATTCTGTTTATGAATAAAGTTGCTACTGTTCTGGTATTTCTATTGATGGCGTTCTCTGCCAGAGCACAACAGGTACCATATTTTTATAGTGTGGAGAAATTGCCTATAAACTCGGAACTGCCTACTTTTTTTCCTCTTTATAATGACTCGATGGATGTTCTCTATGTTGTGAAAGCTAATATGCTGGAAGATGAGTCAGGAGAGACAAGTTATGAAAGTCAGGATATATTTCATTATAAGTTTTCCGATCTAAAAGCTGGAGGAGTATATGATTCGCTTCTGAATAATAAAAGAAATAATGCCGTAGTGGGAATATCTTATTCTGGAGACACCCTATACCTGTTAGGCACATATGATAAAAGGGCTAAAAAAGCCAATGGCTTGTCATATACAAGGTTGGAGGAAAATGAATGGGTGAAACCGGAACAGATGAAAGTGCATGGAAAGAATGTGATTGATTCTTTGTATAGTTTTTATGTTCATCCGGAAGGTGATTTGGTGATACTATCTAAATTCCCTGATAAAAAATCGGACAATGAGGACCTTTATATTTCAATGTTAGGCAAGAATGGGAAGTGGAGTGATCCTCATCGGTTGCCTTCCAATATAAATTCCCCATATTATGAGATAACTCCATTTATGTCTGATGACAAGAATACGCTTTATTTTTCAAGTAATAGGCCTGGAGGGAAAGGAAGCGCGGATGTATACATGTCCCAGAGGCTCGGCAATGACTATAGTCAATGGACGGACCCTGTGAATATGGGCAAACATGTGAATACTAGCGCGTTTGACGCGTATTTTAGTATTTATCCAAATGAGGAGATGGCTTTTGTCGCAAGCACTAGAGAGCGAAAAAAGATAGAGGTATTTATGCTTAGCTCTAAAAAATATGAACCTGAAGCTATTGTTGAAGAGGTTCCTGCTGTTTTGCCAAAGCCAAAAGTTGCAAAAGCGCCGATTTTCATGCCGATATTATTTGATTTCGACAAGACTTATATTAGAGCGGGATATAAGATGATGTTGAAGCAAGAAGTAGTTCCTTTTTTAATGGATAATCCAACTTATGATGTTATGGTCATTGGGCATACAGATCATATTGGGTCCGAAACGTATAATGAAGATTTGTCGAGAAGACGCGCATTGTCAATATTTAATTTCTTGCAACAACATGATATTTCTCCGAGCAGAATGAAAATAGTCGGCAAAGGTTTCAGTGATCCCGCGGCTCCAAATACCACAAAAGAAGGCCGTCAAAAAAATAGAAGAGTTATTTTAATGCTAAAAGATAGAAACTAAAGGCTTTAAAATAGGATTATAAAAATTAATTAGAAAATTTATAGCATTTACTGGTTACAAAACACGAAAGAAAACCACATATAATTAGTGTAGTGTAAATGTGTTCCCATTGGTTTTTAACCAATGTAGTAGAGTTCTAAAGCCACCCCAAAAAGGTGGCTTTAAGACTTTATCTATTTTTTCAGTGAAGCTGATTTTGAGTAAATGCTGATATCGCCTTCCTCTATTAATTTGTAGCTTTTTTTAATTAAAGGAATTGTGTTCTGAATGTTTTTGAATACGCCTTTTTCATCTATAATGAGGTCAGGAGCATGATGCTTGAAGTTCACATATAGATTTGTTTGGTTATCGTAATAATCCAGCTCTTCAAACAATGGTTTTGATATTTCCCAATTAAGATAAGGTGTCGATAACTTAGCTTTTGCGTAATGGCTTAAGTCCTCGCCAATGACCAATATTTTTTTGTTTTCGAATGGTGCATTGTCAGGCTCGTGCTTTGCGGTCAATTTGTTCAAATTCAAAATTTCTGACATGAAGCCTTTTTGATAATAGCTATTGTAATTAGTGAGCAACGCGCTTACTGAAAGCACCCCAAAGAATATTTCAGCAATGAATCTTCGCTGAATAAGCAAAAGCAGATAACATATGAAATATGTCATTGGGAACAGCAAAAAGATGAATTTTGAAGGTTCCTTTCCATCACTGAATGCTGTTGCAAACAGGCCTATAATCAGCAACAAAACCATAGAAGTATTTACTTTCGCTTGGTTGAAATTGAATGATGCTCTTTCAACCATTTTAAAAAATGAAGCAAATAGCATGATTAAAGGAATAGCTACAGGAATAAGAATGCCGTATTTCGATACTGAAAAATGCGAACCGATATTGAAGAAAGAAAGGCTATTTTGATAGAAAAATTCTGAAGAAGCGTCAAAAATAAAAAAGTAGCAGTACGCTATTGCTATAGGCAATATGGATGCGAATAAAAATAAAAGGTATCGTCTGAATATTGTGGCTGAAGAAACCACTAGTATGACTTCTATGCCTATGATATACAAAGAGTTGGTCCAATAAAATAACGAAGCCGTGCCCATAAGAAGTCCTGCCATAATGAGGTAGATATCATCTTTGGTTTTGCTATTCATATGGATAATGGTGAAGTAAATGCTCATCAAAACGAATGGCATGCTTAGCATCCAAGGCGATAACAATGAAAAGGTGAAGAAAGACAAGCAAAGAAACGAGTAGACTAAGGCAGAAATATAAGAGCTTTCATTGTAAACTTTTAAATTATTGAGGATTGCGTTTACAATGGCCGCTTGAATGAAGACGATGAGCGTTCCTAATATTCGATCAGCCCATAACGAGTTGTTGAAGATATTATGATACATCCAGTAAAATCCAGCTGATAATGGTCCTGTAGAGTCATAAATATCTTTGTACATGGTGTTGCCTCCATTCAGGGCTTCGCCAATGATAAATCCTTTTAATTGGAACTGGGTCACAAATTCAGGGCCTGTCCATATTGGAATTTGGGCGATGAATAATATCAATAAAATCCATGCAAGTCTAAACGGGTCGTTGATTCTAAAATACTGTAACAAAGAATTGCGCCTTTTAGTGAGTTAATTAAATTCCTGTTTTTTATTTTTGTATGCTTTTTAACTTAAGTTCGAGCTTTGGGTTGAAAAGATACATTGAACTACAAAAATATCAGAATATTTATCCTAATAAAATATGGAAAGCAAGAGACAACAGAAATTTTCAAAGCTTATACAAAAAGACTTGAGTGAAATATTCCAAAGACAAACTAAGCATTTGTTCGGAAGCATGTTCATTACAGTGTCTGAGGTGAAGATGAGCCCGGATTTGAGTTTTGCGAAAGTGTATTTGAGTTTTATGCTGGCGAAGACTCCTGAGGAAAACATTAAATTGATAAACCAACATAAACCTGAGATTCGCAAGTTTTTAGGAAATAAGATCGCCAAGCAGGTTCGCATAGTGCCTGAGCTGGCTTTTTTCCTTGATACTACGCTTGACAATGCCAGCCGCATCGAGAATTTGCTTAATGATATTGAAATACCAAATGATGATAAAATAAATCCAGACGATTACTCAAGAGATATCGACTAATTGCTTAATTTGGATATTGAACTAAATACCTGACACTTTGAATCTTCCATTTTTTATTGCTAAGAGATATTTTAAGTCCAAAAAGCAAAAGAACTTCATCAGTATCATCAGCAATATTTCGATGATAGGAGTTGCTATCGGGACGATGGCGCTTGTTGTTGTGCTTTCTGTTTATAATGGATTGGGAAGTTTGATTAGAAGCTTTTACAATAGTTTCGATCCGCAACTTTTGGTGGAAGCTAAAAAAGGGAAGACTTTTGAAGTGGATAGTTCTTTTATCGCCGAGATCAAATCCGTGCCAGGAATCGCTTCCGTCAGCGAAGTGATAGAGGACAATGCGTATGCCAGATACAAGAAAGCCGAGATGGTGGTGAAAGTAAAAGGCGTAAGTCCGGAGTACAAAGAACAAAGCGGTATTGGTGAGCAGATAAACCTTGGCACGTTCAAGTATAGAGAGAAGCAAAGAAATTATGCTTTGATAGGTGCTGAAGTGCAATATGCTCTATCGGTAAATGTCAATAATGACTTCTATCCCCTTCAGATTTATTATCCAAAGAGAAAAGCGAAGGCTAGCCTTGACCCTCGCAAAATGTTTAACAACAAAAGCATATTGCCTTCGGGGGTTTTTACTGTCGATAGGAAGCTGGATTATATAATAGTGCCTTTGAGTTTTGCTCAAGGTTTGACTGGTTATGGCAATGAGCGAACCAGTCTTGAAATTATGTTAGAGAGCGATGCCAGAGTAAGCAAAGTGCAGAATGAGCTGAAAAAGTTGCTTGGAGATAAATTTGAAGTATTGAATCGGGATGAGCAGCAAGCTACTTTGTTAAAAGTATTGCGTATCGAGCGTTTGTTTTTAATTGTAGCGTTAAGCTTTATTATTGCGGTGGCTTCCTTTAATATATTTTTCTCGCTTAGTATGCTTGCCATCGAAAAGAAAAAAGACATTTCGGTTATGTATGCAATGGGAGCCTCGGATCATTTGATTCGTCGTATTTTCTTAAATGAAGGCTTGATAATTGCCATTACAGGAGCCTTGCTGGGCGTGTTTACAGGATTGGGAATTTGCTTGTTGCAAGCCGAGTTTGGTCTTGTGAAAATGGGCTTCCAAGGAAATGTCCTCATCCCCTACCCTGTTAAAATTATTTGGACGGATTTGTTAGTTACTGGAGCTGTTGTTATTGTGATCACATTGCTTGCTTCGCTAAGGCCTGCTCAGATCGCCTCTAGATATAATAACAATAGCATGTTATAGCAAGCCTGAAACTTAATTCTATGATTTCTGTAGGAGATTATATTAAACTCTGTAGCAATAAATTTCGAGAGTTATTTTCAAAGAATGATGAATGGACTGAAGAAATGTTTTTAGAGCAGTTCAATCATGTTACTCTATGGTTTGAAAGTTTAAACTGCCGAGGAGAGTACGCCAAAAGTATCTTTGATTCTTCTGTGTCTAAAGTTATTGATATTGAACATGATGAAAATGGAGCTCCAATTTTTGTGAAAACGACACTATTTTGGATTGATTTTCAATATGCATTCAAAACAAAGAAATAGAAATTATACAGTCCTCATCAGAAGAATTATATGAATATACTGAAGATAAAGAGATAGTTTCTGATTTAGAGTTTTTTGAGAAAGGGTATAATGACGAACTCTTTGATATTCTGGAGAGAGAAAATAATAAAAGAGATACTTATAAAAGGGGCTTTTATTTGATGAGAAGTTCAAATAAATGGAGTATTGTATAGCGTTTCATTAGTATATTTAAAGTAAAAATGGCTTTATTTATTGATACAGATTTATGCACAAACATGGGAGCTTGTGAACCTGAATGTCCACACACTGCCATATATGATGTAGGAGAATATTGGAAATTTTCTGATGGAACCAGTTTGAGTGGGCAAGTTAAAAACTTAAATGGTGAAGTTATTGATGCGGATGTTATAAATAAGCCTTTATCTGATGAGAGTTATTTTATAGTTGCTGATAAGTGTACAAATTGTATTGGAGAATATGATGAACCACAGTGCGCGGCAGTCTGTGCTACAGATGCTCCTACTTTAATTACAGGCTTGGAAGAAGAAGACAAATCTAGACTAATAAAAAAGAAAGAATGGTTAACAGAAGAGCAATATAATTTAGATTTATAAAACAGTTTAAAAACAAAAAAGCTGTCGATTCTTAGAGACAGCTTCTATATTTTTTAAATATTTCTTTTTCAGTTTAAGAAATAATATCCTCAGGGTGCGAGTCATGATGAAGTTCTCCGGTTTCCTTGAAGAACCTTTTTTGGAAGATGATGATGATGGCTACGCCGATAAAAATCGAAGCATCCGCAACATTGAATATTGGCCATAGTGCCATATATCCACCTCCAAGCCATTCAGGAAGGTATCCCTCCCAGATGTCAACGTAAAACATGTCGACTACCTGCCCATGAAACCATGGCGAAGGCGCGTTATAAGGAGCATTATTCAAAAACACGCCGTAAAAAATACTATCTACAACATTGCCAATTGCACCTCCCAAAATCAAGGCAATGCACCAGAGCAATCCTCTGCTGACGTTTTTCTTTGCCAGATAATATAAATAATAAGCAATACCTCCTGTGGCGAATAATCTGAATGTCGTCAAGAATAGTTTTCCGTAATCAGAACCCAACTCCATACCAAATGCCATTCCCGGATTTAGTGTATAATGCAGTTTGAACCAATCACCCAATACTTGGATTTCGCCTGCCGAACCCATTGGCATATAAAAATGGACCAAAAGTTTTACTATTTGATCAATAACAATGACCGCCAGAGCTGCCAAGTAATATTTTGCGTATTTCATATGATCTGAATTTGCTCACAGAGTATTAGTTCTGCGATGAAATTTTAAGATAAATCAAAAATTAAAACAGGGAAAGAGCAAAGCATCTTTCCCTGTGATAAAATCTATTAAGAGTTTATGCTTACTTGAAGTATTACTCCGTCTATATCCATTTCTGTTCCGTTGTCTACTTTTTCAGTAAACTCAAGGCTTAGAGCTTGAACTTCCTCGCAGATATAATCTCTGTTCGTATTCAATGCGTTTTCAGCAAACTCATTGCCTTTTTCGATTCTGATGTTAATTTTGTCTTGCACTTCAAGACCGCTGTCTTTACGAAGGTTTTGAATTCTGTTTACAAAATCTCTAGCAAGACCTTCAGCTTTTAGTTCGTCAGTTAAATTGATATCCAAAGCAACTGTAACCCCATTCTCTGAAGCAACTGACCAACCAGGAATATCTTGAGATTGGATAACTACATCTTCGATAAGAAGTTTGATTTCATCTCCTCCTTCCAGAGTGATATCCAGGTGACCTTCTTTTTCAATCGCTGCAATCTCGTCTTTTCCAAATCCATTGACAACCTTTACGATTGCTTTCATCTTAGGCCCGTAAGCTTTACCTAATGTCTTGAAGTTAGGTTTGATACTCTTCACCAAGATTCCTGATGTATCATCGATGAACTCAACATCTTTGATATTCACTTCCGTCTTGATGATATCTTCAACCGCTTGTATCTGATGCTTAAACTCTTCGTTTAGCACCGGGATAAGGATTTTTTGAAGAGGTTGGCGTACTTTAAGTCTGTCTTTCTTACGCAATGAGTGAACTAATGAACTAACTGTTTGAGCTAATTCTTGTCTGTGCTCGAGCTCTTTGTTGATAGAACCTTCAGTTACTTTAGGGAATTTAGCCAAGTGCACTGACAGATTCTTTTCTCTTCCAGATACAGCGTTAAGATCTCTGTAAAGCTTATCCATATAGAATGGAGCTATTGGAGAACCTAGTTTAGCTATAGTCTCTAAACAAGTGTAAAGCGTCTGATACGCAGCTTTTTTGTCATCATTATATTCACCTTTCCAGAAACGCTTTCTGTTAAGACGAACATACCAGTTGCTTAATTGATCGGAAACGAATCCTTGAATCAAACGGGCAGCTCTTGTCGGCTCGTAAGTGCTGTAAGCTTCGTCAACTTCAATCTTTAAGCTGTTAAGCTTAGAAAGAATCCATTGGTCGCTTTCAGGTCTGTCTTTCAAAGGAATCTCTTCGCCTTCATAAGTAAACCCATCAAGGTTTGCGTAAAGCGCGAAGAAAGAATATGTATTTTGAAGTGTTCCGAATAGTTTTCTTTGAACTTCAGCCACGCCTTCTATATCAAATTTTAAGTTGTCCCAAGGGTTAGCGTTCGAGATCATGTACCATCTCGTAGCGTCAGGACCAAATTTCTGCAATGTT
The Aureibacter tunicatorum DNA segment above includes these coding regions:
- a CDS encoding OmpA family protein, coding for MNKVATVLVFLLMAFSARAQQVPYFYSVEKLPINSELPTFFPLYNDSMDVLYVVKANMLEDESGETSYESQDIFHYKFSDLKAGGVYDSLLNNKRNNAVVGISYSGDTLYLLGTYDKRAKKANGLSYTRLEENEWVKPEQMKVHGKNVIDSLYSFYVHPEGDLVILSKFPDKKSDNEDLYISMLGKNGKWSDPHRLPSNINSPYYEITPFMSDDKNTLYFSSNRPGGKGSADVYMSQRLGNDYSQWTDPVNMGKHVNTSAFDAYFSIYPNEEMAFVASTRERKKIEVFMLSSKKYEPEAIVEEVPAVLPKPKVAKAPIFMPILFDFDKTYIRAGYKMMLKQEVVPFLMDNPTYDVMVIGHTDHIGSETYNEDLSRRRALSIFNFLQQHDISPSRMKIVGKGFSDPAAPNTTKEGRQKNRRVILMLKDRN
- a CDS encoding DUF6427 family protein yields the protein MLQYFRINDPFRLAWILLILFIAQIPIWTGPEFVTQFQLKGFIIGEALNGGNTMYKDIYDSTGPLSAGFYWMYHNIFNNSLWADRILGTLIVFIQAAIVNAILNNLKVYNESSYISALVYSFLCLSFFTFSLLSPWMLSMPFVLMSIYFTIIHMNSKTKDDIYLIMAGLLMGTASLFYWTNSLYIIGIEVILVVSSATIFRRYLLFLFASILPIAIAYCYFFIFDASSEFFYQNSLSFFNIGSHFSVSKYGILIPVAIPLIMLFASFFKMVERASFNFNQAKVNTSMVLLLIIGLFATAFSDGKEPSKFIFLLFPMTYFICYLLLLIQRRFIAEIFFGVLSVSALLTNYNSYYQKGFMSEILNLNKLTAKHEPDNAPFENKKILVIGEDLSHYAKAKLSTPYLNWEISKPLFEELDYYDNQTNLYVNFKHHAPDLIIDEKGVFKNIQNTIPLIKKSYKLIEEGDISIYSKSASLKK
- the rbfA gene encoding 30S ribosome-binding factor RbfA, producing MESKRQQKFSKLIQKDLSEIFQRQTKHLFGSMFITVSEVKMSPDLSFAKVYLSFMLAKTPEENIKLINQHKPEIRKFLGNKIAKQVRIVPELAFFLDTTLDNASRIENLLNDIEIPNDDKINPDDYSRDID
- a CDS encoding FtsX-like permease family protein, translated to MNLPFFIAKRYFKSKKQKNFISIISNISMIGVAIGTMALVVVLSVYNGLGSLIRSFYNSFDPQLLVEAKKGKTFEVDSSFIAEIKSVPGIASVSEVIEDNAYARYKKAEMVVKVKGVSPEYKEQSGIGEQINLGTFKYREKQRNYALIGAEVQYALSVNVNNDFYPLQIYYPKRKAKASLDPRKMFNNKSILPSGVFTVDRKLDYIIVPLSFAQGLTGYGNERTSLEIMLESDARVSKVQNELKKLLGDKFEVLNRDEQQATLLKVLRIERLFLIVALSFIIAVASFNIFFSLSMLAIEKKKDISVMYAMGASDHLIRRIFLNEGLIIAITGALLGVFTGLGICLLQAEFGLVKMGFQGNVLIPYPVKIIWTDLLVTGAVVIVITLLASLRPAQIASRYNNNSML
- a CDS encoding ferredoxin: MALFIDTDLCTNMGACEPECPHTAIYDVGEYWKFSDGTSLSGQVKNLNGEVIDADVINKPLSDESYFIVADKCTNCIGEYDEPQCAAVCATDAPTLITGLEEEDKSRLIKKKEWLTEEQYNLDL
- a CDS encoding lipoprotein signal peptidase, with translation MKYAKYYLAALAVIVIDQIVKLLVHFYMPMGSAGEIQVLGDWFKLHYTLNPGMAFGMELGSDYGKLFLTTFRLFATGGIAYYLYYLAKKNVSRGLLWCIALILGGAIGNVVDSIFYGVFLNNAPYNAPSPWFHGQVVDMFYVDIWEGYLPEWLGGGYMALWPIFNVADASIFIGVAIIIIFQKRFFKETGELHHDSHPEDIIS